In Synechococcus sp. UW69, the following are encoded in one genomic region:
- a CDS encoding ABC transporter ATP-binding protein — protein sequence MIPETATAQLSVEAVSHRWPNGHQALDRCNLVIPGPGLWMLVGSNGSGKSTLFRLISRLLEPQSGQIHCRTKTALVFQNPDHQLLLPSCGSDLMLGMDSQGLGRQRQSAVRDLLKQFGLAEMENRPIHSLSGGQKQRLAIAGALASDAGLLLLDEPTALLDPESQTTVLNTVQRLCRDAIQPITALWITHRLGELSFADGAARMRDGRIGPWTSGRELQRRLQGGAFER from the coding sequence TTGATTCCTGAAACCGCCACCGCTCAACTGAGCGTTGAGGCCGTCAGCCATCGTTGGCCGAACGGCCATCAGGCCCTCGATCGCTGCAACCTCGTGATCCCAGGCCCTGGCCTATGGATGCTGGTGGGAAGCAACGGAAGCGGCAAAAGCACCCTGTTCCGCCTGATTTCAAGACTTTTGGAACCGCAGAGCGGACAAATTCACTGCCGAACCAAAACTGCTCTGGTCTTTCAAAACCCCGACCATCAACTGTTGCTTCCCAGTTGCGGCAGTGACCTGATGCTCGGGATGGACTCCCAAGGGCTGGGGAGGCAACGCCAAAGCGCAGTGCGTGACCTGCTGAAACAGTTCGGCCTCGCTGAGATGGAGAACCGACCCATTCACAGCCTCAGCGGCGGCCAGAAACAACGCCTGGCCATCGCTGGAGCCCTGGCGAGTGACGCCGGCCTGCTGCTGCTAGACGAACCGACCGCCCTGCTAGACCCCGAGAGTCAGACCACGGTGCTGAATACCGTGCAACGCCTTTGCAGAGACGCCATCCAACCGATCACAGCCCTTTGGATCACCCACAGGCTGGGGGAGTTGAGCTTCGCTGACGGTGCAGCCCGCATGCGCGATGGTCGAATTGGCCCCTGGACGAGTGGAAGGGAACTGCAACGACGCTTGCAGGGCGGCGCATTCGAGAGGTAA
- a CDS encoding response regulator transcription factor: MKPCILLIEDDQDMRDLVSGHLEHSGFDVQRADDGIKGQALALQYTPDLILLDLMLPKVDGLTLCQRLRRDERTAGIPILMLTALGGTKDKVSGFNSGADDYLTKPFDLEELQVRVKALLRRSDRAPVGSSNHNEILSYGPLTLVPERFEAIWFDQPVRLTHLEFELLHCLLQRHGQTVAPSLILKEVWGYEPDDDIETIRVHVRHLRTKLEPDPRKPRFIKTVYGAGYCLELPTSAQMDGLEDVVAMAREERKQQGDRASA; this comes from the coding sequence ATGAAGCCTTGCATCCTGCTAATCGAAGATGACCAGGACATGCGCGACCTGGTGAGCGGTCATCTGGAGCACAGTGGCTTCGACGTGCAGCGCGCCGACGACGGCATCAAAGGTCAGGCCCTTGCTCTCCAATACACCCCCGATCTGATCCTGCTGGATCTGATGCTGCCGAAGGTGGACGGTCTCACCCTTTGTCAGCGTCTGCGGCGAGATGAGCGCACAGCGGGAATACCGATCCTGATGCTTACAGCTCTGGGTGGCACCAAGGACAAAGTCAGCGGTTTCAATTCAGGTGCCGATGACTACCTGACCAAACCCTTCGATCTGGAGGAGCTTCAGGTCAGGGTCAAGGCCTTGCTGCGTCGCAGTGATCGTGCACCCGTTGGATCGAGCAATCACAACGAAATCCTCAGCTACGGCCCCCTCACCCTGGTGCCCGAGCGCTTTGAAGCCATTTGGTTCGATCAACCCGTGAGGCTCACGCACCTGGAGTTCGAACTTCTCCACTGCCTGCTCCAGCGTCACGGACAGACCGTGGCTCCCTCTTTGATCCTCAAGGAAGTCTGGGGCTACGAGCCTGATGACGACATTGAGACCATCCGTGTGCATGTCAGGCACTTGCGGACCAAGTTGGAACCCGATCCCCGCAAGCCACGGTTCATCAAGACGGTGTATGGAGCGGGCTACTGCCTCGAACTCCCCACTAGCGCCCAGATGGATGGCCTTGAGGACGTCGTGGCGATGGCCCGCGAAGAACGCAAGCAGCAAGGGGATCGGGCCTCGGCCTGA
- a CDS encoding DNA polymerase III subunit delta' yields MSALFEDLIGQPLAVDLLSAALAQGRVAPAYLFAGPEGVGRQLTAVRFLEGLLADGQPSARERRRLLERNHPDLLWVEPTYQHQGRLLTRAEAEEAGLSRRTPPQLRLEQIRDIGRCLARQPVEAQRGMVVIEAAEAMAEAAANALLKTLEEPGHGVLILLTSAPERLLSTIRSRCQLIRFLRLNPEAMAQVLERTGAMAQDAPELLALAAGSPGALIDHRRSLAGVPEELVQRFNALPANPMEALSLARDLCEALDGEQQLWLIGWWQHRLWHCGSSAAMLKRLDMLRGQLLSFVQPRLAWEVALLDLTPSV; encoded by the coding sequence TTGAGCGCGCTGTTTGAGGATCTGATCGGCCAGCCCCTCGCCGTTGATCTGCTGTCGGCAGCCCTCGCCCAGGGGCGCGTGGCACCGGCCTACCTCTTCGCCGGCCCTGAGGGGGTCGGGCGTCAACTGACGGCAGTGCGTTTTCTGGAGGGTCTGCTGGCCGATGGTCAGCCCTCTGCCCGGGAGCGGCGACGCTTGCTGGAGCGCAATCACCCTGACCTGCTTTGGGTGGAGCCCACGTATCAGCATCAGGGGCGTTTGCTCACCCGTGCGGAAGCCGAGGAGGCGGGACTCAGTCGCCGCACCCCGCCACAGTTGCGGTTGGAGCAGATTCGAGACATTGGCCGCTGTTTGGCACGGCAGCCCGTGGAGGCCCAGCGAGGCATGGTGGTGATTGAAGCCGCCGAAGCGATGGCGGAGGCAGCGGCAAACGCTCTGCTGAAAACGTTGGAGGAACCAGGCCATGGGGTGCTGATCCTGTTGACATCAGCCCCTGAGCGGCTGCTCAGCACCATTCGCTCCCGTTGTCAGTTGATCCGTTTTCTCAGGCTCAATCCCGAGGCCATGGCACAAGTGCTCGAACGCACCGGTGCCATGGCTCAAGACGCGCCAGAATTGCTGGCGCTGGCTGCCGGTTCTCCAGGCGCTTTGATCGACCATCGCCGCAGCCTGGCGGGTGTCCCTGAGGAGTTGGTTCAGCGCTTCAACGCGCTGCCTGCCAATCCGATGGAGGCGCTGTCGTTAGCGCGCGATCTGTGCGAAGCCCTTGATGGCGAGCAGCAGCTGTGGCTGATCGGCTGGTGGCAACATCGGCTTTGGCACTGCGGTAGCTCCGCTGCGATGCTCAAGCGACTGGACATGCTGCGCGGTCAGCTGCTCTCTTTTGTCCAGCCTCGTTTGGCCTGGGAGGTGGCGCTTCTGGATCTCACGCCATCCGTTTAA
- the tmk gene encoding dTMP kinase: protein MTGRLIVLEGIDGCGKTTQIRHLVDWLPTSGLMPKGASLVCTREPGGTPLGRSIRELLLHTVDQEAPAPTAELLLYAADRAQHVETLIRPALERGDWVLSDRFAGSTLAYQGYGRGLDRDLIQRLEQIATTGLQPDLTLWLSLPVQASLERRLGDKQDRIEAEGAAFLERVSQGFAQLAQQRSWCSVAADQSASAVSAALEHQLQEHLA, encoded by the coding sequence ATGACTGGACGTCTCATTGTTTTGGAGGGCATTGATGGCTGCGGCAAGACCACGCAGATCCGTCATCTGGTCGATTGGTTGCCCACAAGCGGTCTGATGCCGAAGGGCGCTTCTTTGGTTTGTACCCGTGAGCCCGGAGGGACCCCCCTCGGACGCTCGATTCGTGAACTCCTGCTGCATACAGTCGATCAGGAGGCACCAGCCCCCACCGCCGAGTTGCTGCTGTATGCCGCTGATCGGGCTCAGCACGTTGAAACGTTGATCCGTCCGGCCCTGGAACGTGGCGACTGGGTTCTCAGTGATCGCTTCGCGGGATCAACCCTGGCGTATCAGGGCTATGGCCGTGGCTTGGATCGAGACTTGATTCAACGGCTTGAACAGATCGCCACCACTGGCTTGCAGCCCGATCTCACCCTCTGGCTGAGCCTTCCTGTTCAAGCCAGTCTTGAGCGGCGCCTTGGCGACAAGCAAGACCGCATCGAAGCGGAGGGAGCTGCATTCCTGGAACGGGTCTCGCAGGGTTTTGCGCAGTTGGCGCAGCAGCGCTCCTGGTGCTCCGTCGCTGCTGACCAGTCAGCGAGTGCCGTCAGTGCTGCTCTGGAACATCAGCTTCAGGAGCATCTGGCTTGA
- a CDS encoding cation-translocating P-type ATPase has protein sequence MSPAVQTVVLDVEGMKCGGCVRAVETTLLDQPGVQRADVNLVSRSAWLDLTAGESDVAGVLKALADRGFPAKERALDDPIGAAAASQALPGWWQQWRQLMVALLLLLLSVLGHLSEAGQLSLPLIGTLSFHATLATVALLGPGRPILVGGVAAARAGAPSMDSLVGLGVSSAYVASLVALVWPQVGWPCFFNEPVMLLGFVLLGRFLEERARFRTGQALQQLARLQPDTARLLLPDGAIREVRVGALRPGETVQLLAGDRVPVDGVVLEGASAVDVSSLTGEPLPLQAEPGIELSSGSLNLEATLVFKVTRVGAETALARIIRLVEQAQARRAPIQGLADRVAGRFCYGVIGLALATFLFWWLFGAEHWPQVLQASAPGMPHDHAMPHEMHHGGLGRGASTPIGLALQLSIAVLVVACPCALGLATPTVITVATGLAARRGWLFRGGDVIETAAGLDHVVFDKTGTLTLGRPLVTDVHGDDPDRLLQLAASLEQTSRHPLAYALLQEAQGRELQLLECDDVRTVSGQGLEGYVDGASARLRVGKPDWLVAQGVDISPSAQGWLSAAEGSVVAVAMGDRLLGLIQIEDQIRPDVAPALQRLRGHGLTLSVFSGDREAAVRRLGQQLGFAAHDLGWQMLPEQKLQRLEQLRQLERVAMVGDGINDAPALAAADLGIAIGTGTQIAQDSAGLVLLGDRLDNLPEALSLARRTLVKVRQNLFWAFGYNLIVLPVAAGALLPSHGVLLSPPLAALLMALSSITVVMNALALRLP, from the coding sequence GTGAGCCCTGCGGTTCAGACCGTCGTCCTGGATGTGGAAGGGATGAAATGCGGCGGTTGCGTTCGCGCTGTTGAAACCACCCTCTTGGACCAGCCTGGTGTCCAGCGTGCCGATGTGAATCTGGTCAGCCGCTCGGCCTGGCTCGATCTCACCGCGGGTGAGAGTGATGTTGCTGGGGTATTGAAAGCCCTTGCAGACAGGGGCTTCCCAGCCAAAGAGCGCGCTTTGGACGACCCGATCGGTGCGGCGGCTGCCAGCCAAGCATTGCCGGGCTGGTGGCAGCAATGGCGACAGCTGATGGTTGCCCTACTACTGCTGCTGCTGTCTGTGCTTGGGCATCTCAGTGAGGCAGGGCAGCTGTCGCTGCCTCTGATCGGCACCCTTTCCTTCCACGCCACGCTTGCAACGGTGGCTCTGCTCGGGCCAGGCCGTCCGATCTTGGTGGGTGGTGTTGCCGCTGCCCGTGCAGGGGCTCCCAGCATGGACTCCCTCGTGGGCCTGGGGGTGAGCAGTGCCTATGTGGCGAGCCTGGTGGCGTTGGTCTGGCCCCAGGTGGGTTGGCCCTGCTTTTTCAATGAACCGGTGATGTTGCTGGGCTTCGTCCTGCTTGGACGTTTCTTGGAGGAACGGGCCCGTTTTCGGACCGGGCAGGCGTTGCAGCAACTGGCCCGGCTCCAGCCGGACACGGCTCGCCTGTTGTTGCCCGACGGCGCGATTCGTGAGGTGCGCGTCGGGGCTCTGCGACCCGGTGAAACCGTTCAGTTGCTGGCGGGTGACCGCGTGCCGGTGGATGGAGTGGTGCTTGAGGGGGCTTCGGCCGTTGATGTGTCGAGCCTTACTGGTGAGCCCTTGCCGTTGCAGGCAGAGCCCGGCATCGAGTTGTCGTCCGGCAGCCTCAATTTGGAGGCAACCCTGGTGTTCAAGGTCACCCGAGTTGGCGCCGAAACCGCTCTTGCCCGGATCATTCGCTTGGTGGAGCAGGCCCAGGCCCGTCGGGCCCCCATCCAGGGCCTTGCCGATCGTGTGGCGGGCCGCTTTTGCTATGGCGTTATTGGCCTGGCTCTCGCAACGTTTCTGTTCTGGTGGTTGTTCGGTGCGGAGCATTGGCCCCAGGTCCTGCAGGCTTCAGCGCCCGGGATGCCCCATGACCATGCGATGCCTCATGAGATGCATCACGGGGGGTTGGGACGTGGAGCAAGTACCCCGATTGGTCTGGCCTTGCAACTGTCGATCGCTGTGCTTGTTGTCGCCTGCCCCTGCGCCCTCGGTCTGGCAACTCCAACCGTGATTACGGTGGCCACCGGCTTGGCAGCGCGGCGCGGTTGGCTGTTCCGCGGTGGCGATGTGATCGAAACCGCCGCGGGTCTGGATCATGTGGTCTTCGACAAAACCGGCACCCTCACCTTGGGTCGCCCTCTGGTGACCGATGTGCATGGGGATGACCCGGATCGTTTGTTGCAACTCGCCGCCAGCTTGGAGCAAACCAGCCGTCACCCTTTGGCCTATGCCCTGCTGCAGGAGGCCCAGGGCCGGGAGCTCCAACTGCTGGAGTGCGATGACGTGCGCACTGTGTCCGGTCAGGGGCTGGAAGGTTATGTGGATGGTGCGTCGGCCAGGCTTCGTGTCGGAAAGCCCGACTGGTTGGTGGCGCAGGGTGTGGACATCTCCCCATCAGCTCAGGGCTGGCTCTCTGCGGCTGAAGGCTCGGTGGTGGCGGTTGCTATGGGTGATCGCCTATTGGGACTGATTCAGATCGAGGATCAGATTCGTCCGGATGTCGCTCCTGCGCTGCAACGCCTGCGGGGCCATGGTCTGACCCTTTCGGTCTTCAGCGGTGACCGGGAGGCGGCCGTCCGCCGCCTCGGTCAGCAGTTGGGTTTCGCGGCTCATGATCTGGGCTGGCAGATGCTCCCGGAGCAGAAGCTGCAACGCCTCGAGCAGCTGCGTCAGCTCGAGCGGGTGGCGATGGTGGGCGACGGCATTAACGATGCGCCGGCTTTGGCCGCGGCTGATCTTGGGATCGCCATCGGTACTGGAACGCAGATCGCGCAGGACTCCGCTGGTCTTGTGCTGCTTGGCGATCGGCTCGACAACCTTCCCGAAGCCCTCAGCCTGGCCCGCAGGACTTTGGTGAAGGTGCGGCAGAACCTGTTCTGGGCCTTCGGTTACAACCTCATCGTTCTCCCCGTTGCTGCAGGAGCCCTGCTCCCCAGCCACGGCGTGCTGTTGTCGCCTCCGCTGGCGGCGCTGCTGATGGCCTTGAGTTCCATCACCGTGGTGATGAATGCCTTGGCTCTTCGCTTGCCATGA
- a CDS encoding photosystem I assembly protein Ycf3 — MPRSNRNDNFIDKSFTVMADLIVKLLPINARSKEAYVYYRDGLSAQNDGDYAEALENYEEALKLEENSTDRSETLKNMAIIYMSNGEEERAIETYRQALEENPKQPSCLKNMGLIYEKRGRIAEEGGRQDEADRWFDQAADVWTQAVRLNPGGYLDIENWLKSTGRSNVDVYF; from the coding sequence GTGCCCCGCAGCAACCGCAACGACAACTTCATTGACAAGAGCTTCACGGTGATGGCGGACCTGATCGTCAAGCTGTTGCCGATCAATGCCCGCTCGAAGGAGGCCTACGTCTATTACCGCGATGGCCTCTCCGCCCAGAACGATGGTGATTACGCCGAGGCGCTGGAGAACTATGAGGAGGCCCTGAAGCTTGAGGAGAACTCCACAGACCGGAGTGAAACCCTCAAGAACATGGCCATCATCTACATGTCCAACGGCGAGGAGGAGCGGGCCATCGAGACCTACCGCCAGGCTCTCGAAGAAAACCCAAAGCAACCCTCCTGCCTCAAGAACATGGGGCTGATCTACGAAAAGCGGGGGCGAATCGCCGAGGAAGGCGGTCGGCAGGACGAAGCCGATCGCTGGTTTGACCAGGCGGCCGATGTCTGGACCCAGGCCGTGCGCCTCAATCCCGGCGGTTATCTCGATATCGAGAACTGGTTGAAGTCAACAGGCCGCAGCAACGTCGACGTCTACTTCTGA
- the radA gene encoding DNA repair protein RadA has translation MPKSTSVFICQVCGARARQFFGRCPECGSWNSLVEQSQPPVDGRRRRSAPDPEVAAAPRRSTAMASLEDQPLQRLATGSAEFDRVLGGGLVPGSLVLVGGDPGIGKSTLLLQSASAMAAGASVLYVSAEESAQQVKLRWQRLAGGASELQLLAETDLELVLEELEALRPAVAIIDSIQALHDANLTSAPGSVGQVRECAAALQRLAKRQNISLLLVGHVTKEGMLAGPKVLEHLVDAVLTFEGDRFASHRLLRAVKNRFGATHELGLFEMQSGGLAEVGNPSELFLSDARASGVATIVACEGTRSLVVDLQALVNVTSYASPRRTATGIGTNRLHQILAVLEKHMGLPLSRFDCYLAVAGGLEVEEPAADLGVAAAVVASFRDLTLPAGTVLIGELGLGGQLRPVGQLELRLQEAARLGFRRAVVPRGSGLGDLASGLDLALLEADNVTEALVLALGDAVQPDPT, from the coding sequence GTGCCCAAGTCCACCTCTGTTTTTATCTGTCAGGTCTGCGGAGCCCGTGCCCGACAGTTTTTTGGCCGTTGCCCCGAGTGCGGCAGCTGGAATTCCTTGGTGGAGCAATCTCAGCCTCCAGTCGATGGCCGTCGTCGCCGCAGTGCCCCGGATCCAGAGGTGGCCGCTGCGCCGCGACGGTCCACCGCCATGGCCTCGCTGGAGGATCAACCGCTGCAGCGCCTGGCGACCGGTTCCGCTGAATTTGACCGTGTTTTGGGTGGAGGCCTTGTACCCGGTTCTCTGGTGCTCGTCGGAGGCGATCCGGGGATCGGTAAGAGCACATTGCTGCTGCAGAGCGCCTCGGCGATGGCGGCCGGTGCATCGGTGCTGTACGTGAGTGCTGAGGAGTCGGCGCAGCAGGTGAAGCTGCGCTGGCAGCGGCTCGCTGGAGGTGCATCGGAGCTGCAGTTGCTGGCCGAAACCGATCTGGAACTGGTGTTGGAAGAGCTGGAAGCGCTTCGCCCCGCTGTGGCGATCATCGACAGCATTCAGGCTTTGCATGACGCCAATCTCACCAGTGCTCCGGGGTCGGTTGGCCAGGTGCGCGAATGTGCGGCTGCCCTGCAACGGTTGGCCAAACGCCAGAACATTTCCCTGCTGTTGGTGGGCCATGTCACCAAGGAAGGCATGCTGGCCGGCCCGAAGGTGTTGGAACACCTTGTGGATGCCGTGCTCACCTTCGAAGGTGACAGGTTCGCCAGTCACCGCCTGCTGCGTGCCGTCAAGAACCGCTTTGGCGCCACCCATGAGTTGGGTTTGTTCGAGATGCAGAGCGGTGGCTTAGCCGAGGTGGGCAACCCCAGTGAGCTGTTCCTCAGCGATGCCCGTGCGTCCGGTGTTGCGACGATCGTGGCCTGTGAGGGCACGCGTTCGCTGGTGGTGGATCTGCAGGCTCTGGTGAATGTCACCAGCTATGCCAGCCCGCGACGCACGGCCACAGGGATCGGCACGAATCGTTTGCACCAGATCCTTGCGGTGCTCGAGAAGCACATGGGACTGCCGCTCTCGCGCTTCGATTGCTACCTCGCCGTTGCGGGTGGTCTGGAGGTGGAGGAGCCAGCGGCGGATCTGGGGGTTGCTGCTGCGGTGGTTGCCAGCTTCAGAGACCTCACCCTTCCCGCGGGCACGGTATTGATCGGAGAGCTCGGTTTGGGGGGGCAGCTGCGTCCTGTCGGCCAGCTGGAGTTGCGGCTCCAGGAAGCGGCACGGCTGGGGTTTCGACGGGCTGTCGTGCCACGGGGCAGTGGCCTCGGAGATTTGGCGTCGGGCCTTGATCTAGCTCTTCTGGAGGCCGATAACGTCACCGAGGCCTTGGTGCTGGCGCTCGGTGATGCTGTGCAGCCCGATCCGACCTAA
- the rpaB gene encoding response regulator transcription factor RpaB: MTATAPTKETILVVDDEASIRRILETRLSMIGYNVVTACDGTEALELFPTCTPDLVVLDVMMPKLDGYGVCQELRKESDVPIVMLTALGDVADRITGLELGADDYVVKPFSPKELEARIRCVLRRVEKEQVAGIPNSGVIQVLDLRIDTNKRQVFRGDERIRLTGMEFSLLELLVSRSGEPFNRGEILKEVWGYTPERHVDTRVVDVHISRLRSKLEDDPANPELILTARGTGYLFQRIVDSVASEGP, from the coding sequence ATGACGGCCACGGCTCCCACCAAGGAAACGATCCTCGTGGTCGACGACGAGGCATCGATCCGACGGATCCTGGAAACCCGGTTATCCATGATCGGGTACAACGTAGTGACCGCCTGCGACGGAACCGAAGCCCTGGAATTGTTCCCGACCTGCACTCCCGACCTCGTGGTGCTGGACGTGATGATGCCGAAGCTGGACGGCTACGGCGTCTGCCAAGAGCTGCGCAAGGAGTCGGACGTACCCATCGTGATGCTGACGGCCCTCGGCGACGTGGCCGACCGGATCACAGGGCTTGAGCTTGGGGCCGATGACTACGTGGTGAAGCCCTTCAGCCCCAAGGAGCTGGAAGCCCGCATCCGCTGCGTGCTGCGACGGGTTGAGAAGGAACAGGTGGCGGGCATCCCTAACTCCGGGGTCATTCAGGTGCTCGACTTGCGAATCGACACCAACAAACGCCAGGTATTCCGTGGCGACGAAAGGATCCGGCTGACAGGCATGGAATTCAGCCTGCTGGAACTGCTGGTGAGCCGTTCCGGTGAACCGTTCAACCGCGGCGAAATCCTCAAAGAGGTTTGGGGTTACACCCCGGAACGCCACGTGGATACCCGGGTGGTGGATGTTCATATCTCCCGGCTGCGATCCAAACTGGAGGATGATCCGGCCAATCCCGAGTTGATCCTCACAGCTCGGGGCACCGGCTACCTGTTCCAGCGCATCGTCGATTCCGTTGCCTCCGAAGGTCCCTGA
- the plsX gene encoding phosphate acyltransferase PlsX yields MPPKVPDPAPAPQPRNKTNRPRAIRRLVIWYRRNAAVTTIVDGAANSATAAGSMAGNVAETVVSGAGTVASSVLQPLVFDPLRWLQGGTNTDDIDDAERLWVAVDGMGGDHAPGPILEGCLDAIDRLPLKIRFVGEIERVMAAANSLGLRESLESARAAGHLDLVASGPSIGMDDEATAVRRKRDASINVAMNLVKKGDALAVYSAGNSGAVMASAIFRLGRLKGIDRPAIGALFPTKDPGQPVLVLDVGANMDCKPTYLHQFALLGNIYSRDVLQVSQPRIGLLNIGEEECKGNDLSLKTHELLRDESRLHFAGNCEGRDVLSGDFDVVVCDGFTGNVLLKFLESVGSVLLGVLRAELPRGRRGKVGSAFLRSNLKRIKKRLDHAEHGGALLLGVNGISVIGHGSSRALSVVSALRIAHSAASHGVMEDLATLHQGCD; encoded by the coding sequence TTGCCTCCGAAGGTCCCTGATCCCGCCCCGGCCCCTCAGCCGCGGAACAAGACCAACCGTCCTCGGGCGATCCGTCGCCTGGTGATCTGGTATCGGCGCAACGCCGCCGTCACAACCATCGTGGATGGTGCTGCCAACTCAGCAACGGCAGCGGGATCGATGGCGGGCAACGTGGCGGAAACCGTGGTCTCCGGAGCCGGCACGGTGGCCAGCAGCGTGCTCCAACCTCTGGTGTTCGACCCTCTCCGCTGGCTGCAGGGGGGCACCAACACCGACGACATTGACGATGCGGAGCGTCTCTGGGTCGCCGTCGATGGCATGGGCGGTGACCATGCGCCGGGGCCGATTCTGGAGGGATGTCTGGACGCCATTGACCGGCTGCCTCTGAAGATCCGCTTCGTGGGGGAAATCGAGCGGGTCATGGCCGCCGCCAACAGCCTCGGCCTGCGCGAATCCCTAGAAAGTGCAAGGGCAGCAGGGCATCTGGATCTGGTGGCCAGTGGCCCCTCCATCGGCATGGATGACGAGGCCACAGCGGTGCGGCGCAAACGGGACGCCAGCATCAATGTGGCCATGAACCTCGTGAAGAAAGGGGATGCTCTCGCGGTTTACTCAGCCGGGAATTCCGGCGCGGTGATGGCTTCGGCGATTTTCCGGCTGGGACGGCTGAAGGGCATCGACCGACCAGCCATCGGTGCACTGTTCCCAACCAAAGATCCCGGTCAGCCGGTATTGGTGCTCGACGTCGGCGCCAACATGGACTGCAAACCCACCTATTTGCATCAGTTCGCCCTGCTGGGGAACATCTACAGCCGTGATGTTCTCCAGGTGAGTCAACCGCGGATCGGCCTGCTGAACATCGGCGAAGAGGAATGCAAGGGGAACGATCTCTCCTTAAAGACCCATGAACTGCTGCGGGATGAATCCAGGCTGCATTTCGCCGGAAACTGCGAAGGCCGTGATGTGCTCTCGGGCGATTTCGACGTGGTGGTCTGTGATGGATTCACCGGCAATGTGTTGCTGAAGTTTTTGGAATCCGTCGGCAGTGTTCTGCTGGGGGTGCTGCGGGCGGAGTTGCCCCGGGGGCGGCGCGGCAAGGTGGGATCAGCGTTTCTGCGCAGCAACCTGAAACGCATTAAGAAGCGGTTGGACCATGCCGAGCACGGTGGGGCGCTGCTTCTGGGCGTCAACGGCATTTCCGTGATCGGCCATGGCAGCAGCCGGGCCCTCTCGGTGGTCAGTGCCCTGCGCATTGCCCACTCCGCTGCGAGCCATGGCGTGATGGAGGATCTCGCAACACTGCATCAGGGTTGTGATTGA
- a CDS encoding beta-ketoacyl-ACP synthase III, which translates to MLFRGSGSATPSRSISNEELGQRVETSDSWIRSRTGIAARRVIDADESLNELSGLAAERALAMAGWSADSLDLIVLATSTPDDLFGSAPRLQARLGATNAVAFDLTAACSGFLFAVVTAAQYLRSGAMRRILVVGADQLSRWVNWDDRRSCVLFGDAAGAVVLEASDNGQDNLEGFLLRSDGSRGEVLQLPQVSERKSLVGNASHQCGGFEPIQMNGQEVYKFAVREVPAILAQLLEQKSVAADAVDWLLLHQANQRILDAVADRFSVPSEKVLSNLAHYGNTSAATIPLMLDEAVRDGRIQPGHRIASSGFGAGLSWGAALFRWSGPA; encoded by the coding sequence GTGTTGTTCCGAGGGTCTGGCAGCGCGACGCCCAGCCGCTCCATCAGCAACGAAGAGCTCGGCCAGCGGGTTGAAACCAGTGATTCCTGGATTCGGAGTCGTACCGGGATTGCCGCACGACGTGTGATCGATGCGGATGAATCCCTCAACGAACTGAGTGGATTAGCAGCGGAACGGGCTCTGGCCATGGCTGGTTGGTCTGCCGACAGCCTCGATCTGATTGTGTTGGCGACCTCCACCCCAGACGACCTGTTCGGCTCGGCGCCACGCCTGCAGGCTCGTCTCGGTGCCACCAATGCCGTGGCCTTTGATCTCACCGCCGCTTGCAGTGGCTTTCTTTTCGCCGTTGTCACCGCTGCCCAGTACCTGCGCAGTGGGGCGATGCGCCGCATCCTCGTGGTGGGAGCCGATCAACTGAGCCGCTGGGTGAACTGGGACGACCGACGCTCCTGTGTTCTGTTCGGTGATGCGGCCGGCGCCGTGGTGCTGGAGGCATCAGACAACGGCCAAGACAATCTGGAGGGATTCCTGCTGCGCTCTGATGGCAGCCGAGGCGAGGTGCTCCAGCTTCCCCAGGTCAGCGAGCGCAAGTCCCTTGTGGGGAACGCCAGCCATCAGTGCGGCGGCTTCGAACCCATTCAGATGAACGGGCAGGAGGTCTACAAATTCGCGGTGCGCGAAGTGCCAGCCATTCTCGCGCAACTGCTCGAACAGAAAAGCGTCGCCGCAGATGCCGTGGACTGGCTGCTACTGCATCAGGCCAACCAACGCATCCTTGATGCAGTGGCAGATCGCTTCTCTGTCCCATCCGAAAAAGTGCTCAGCAACCTGGCGCACTACGGCAACACATCGGCGGCCACCATTCCCTTGATGCTTGACGAAGCCGTGCGCGATGGACGCATCCAACCCGGGCACCGCATCGCCAGCAGTGGCTTCGGAGCGGGATTGAGCTGGGGTGCAGCACTCTTCCGCTGGAGCGGGCCCGCCTAA